In one Antennarius striatus isolate MH-2024 chromosome 15, ASM4005453v1, whole genome shotgun sequence genomic region, the following are encoded:
- the LOC137608023 gene encoding protein SET-like isoform X1 — MSASSAKVSRKENSNHDGADETSEKEQQEAIEQIDEVQNEIDRLNEQASEEILKVEQQYNKLRQPYFKKRSELIAKIPNFWVTTFVNHPQALLGEDDEEAFHYLSRVEVTEFEDIKSGYRIDFYFDENPYFENRALSKEFNVNETGDPVSKSTEIKWKAGKDLTKRTGQTPNKAGKKRQHEEPESFFAWFADHSDAGSDELGEVIKDDIWPNPLQYYLVPDMEDEEGDGDDDDDEEEGLEDIDEGEEEEGEGEDEEEEGDGEDGEDDGEDD; from the exons ATGTCGGCCTCATCGGCGAAAGTCAGCAGGAAGGAGAACTCGAATCATGACGGAGCGGACGAGACCTCCG AAAAAGAGCAACAGGAAGCAATCGAACAAATTGATGAAGTACAGAATGAAATTGACAG ACTGAATGAACAGGCAAGTGAAGAAATTTTAAAAGTAGAGCAACAGTACAACAAATTACGCCAACCATACTTCAAGAAGCGATCAGAACTCATAGCAAAGATTCCCAACTTCTGGGTGACAACATTCGTCAACCATCCACAAG CTCTTCTGGGGGAGGACGACGAGGAAGCATTTCATTACCTGTCAAGAGTGGAGGTCACCGAGTTTGAAGACATCAAGTCAGGATACAGAATAGATTTT tATTTTGATGAGAATCCGTACTTTGAGAACAGAGCCCTCTCCAAAGAGTTTAATGTAAATGAAACCGGAGATCCTGTTTCAAAGTCAACTGAAATCAAATGGAAAGCTGGGAAG GACCTGACAAAACGTACCGGCCAGACGCCAAACAAAGCAGGAAAGAAACGGCAGCACGAGGAGCCAGAAAGCTTCTTCGCCTGGTTCGCCGACCACTCAGACGCCGGATCTGATGAGCTGGGAGAAGTCATCAAGGATGACATCTGGCCGAACCCCCTGCAGTACTACCTG GTACCTGACATGGAGGACGAGGAAGGTGATGgcgatgacgacgatgatgaagaagagggtCTGGAAGATATTGACGAgggggaagaagaggaaggtgagggcgaggatgaagaagaggaaggagatggTGAAGACGGGGAG gatgatggtgaggatgattaG
- the LOC137608023 gene encoding protein SET-like isoform X2, with protein sequence MSASSAKVSRKENSNHDGADETSEKEQQEAIEQIDEVQNEIDRLNEQASEEILKVEQQYNKLRQPYFKKRSELIAKIPNFWVTTFVNHPQVSALLGEDDEEAFHYLSRVEVTEFEDIKSGYRIDFYFDENPYFENRALSKEFNVNETGDPVSKSTEIKWKAGKDLTKRTGQTPNKAGKKRQHEEPESFFAWFADHSDAGSDELGEVIKDDIWPNPLQYYLVPDMEDEEGDGDDDDDEEEGLEDIDEGEEEEGEGEDEEEEGDGEDGEDDGEDD encoded by the exons ATGTCGGCCTCATCGGCGAAAGTCAGCAGGAAGGAGAACTCGAATCATGACGGAGCGGACGAGACCTCCG AAAAAGAGCAACAGGAAGCAATCGAACAAATTGATGAAGTACAGAATGAAATTGACAG ACTGAATGAACAGGCAAGTGAAGAAATTTTAAAAGTAGAGCAACAGTACAACAAATTACGCCAACCATACTTCAAGAAGCGATCAGAACTCATAGCAAAGATTCCCAACTTCTGGGTGACAACATTCGTCAACCATCCACAAG TTTCAGCTCTTCTGGGGGAGGACGACGAGGAAGCATTTCATTACCTGTCAAGAGTGGAGGTCACCGAGTTTGAAGACATCAAGTCAGGATACAGAATAGATTTT tATTTTGATGAGAATCCGTACTTTGAGAACAGAGCCCTCTCCAAAGAGTTTAATGTAAATGAAACCGGAGATCCTGTTTCAAAGTCAACTGAAATCAAATGGAAAGCTGGGAAG GACCTGACAAAACGTACCGGCCAGACGCCAAACAAAGCAGGAAAGAAACGGCAGCACGAGGAGCCAGAAAGCTTCTTCGCCTGGTTCGCCGACCACTCAGACGCCGGATCTGATGAGCTGGGAGAAGTCATCAAGGATGACATCTGGCCGAACCCCCTGCAGTACTACCTG GTACCTGACATGGAGGACGAGGAAGGTGATGgcgatgacgacgatgatgaagaagagggtCTGGAAGATATTGACGAgggggaagaagaggaaggtgagggcgaggatgaagaagaggaaggagatggTGAAGACGGGGAG gatgatggtgaggatgattaG